In the genome of Bacteroidales bacterium, the window CGCAGCTTTATGATTATTTTCATCCGAAATATTTTTATTATCCGCATTCAAATTATTGTTTTGGATATTCATTGTATTTGAATTCTGATTTTCGGATTTCTTATCCGGCTTCTGATAATTAGCACCAGAAGTATTATTATTTGCAGTATTTACAGCAGATGCATTATTATTTTCATCGTTAGAATAATCCAGATTATTTGAAATATTATCATTAACTTTTTCATGATCGTTTGAAATAAAAGCGTTATCAAATCCCAGGGCTTTTATTTGATTCAATCTTTTATTGGCGTCGTTAGGATTGTTGTATACACCGGCATAATATTTATAATACCCGTCTTTATTTTCGGCAACAACATTTCCAATTGATTTGAAAATACTTTCATCGGGTTTATTTTTATAAGCGCCTAACTGAACTTTATAGCAAACAGGATTAATATTTGAAGAAATATTATTTACTTCTTTATTTTCATTTGGCTTTATATCGCGGGTTTCAGTATTATTTATATTTTCAGCAACAGATGTGTTTTTATTTGTGTTTGGTTGAATTGTACTTTTTGATTCAATGGCTATATTTTTAGCAGATGTAGTATTTTCAGTATTATTATTAAAATAATTAAGGACAGCAAAAACTATAAAGCTTGTAAATACTACTAATCCCAAGCCCCAGAAAATATATTTAAACCTTTTCGCTTTACGCTTGTAAAGCTTTTGTTTAAAATCATCCCAGTTACCTTCAACAGGCATCTGCTCCACCTGTTGACTCGCATCACGGAACAACTCATCTATTTGTGATGATTGGTTATGCATAACTTGCCCTTTCTTTAATTAAAATATCCTCTACAGATTTTTTAAGTATAATCCTTGCTTTTGCTAAATTCGACCTTGATGTACTTTCCTGTATTCCCAACGAATCGGCAATGTCTTTATGAGAATACCCATCAATGGCATACATATTAAAAATCATTTTATAAACCGGCGGCAAATTACTTATCAGGTTCATCAATGATTCTGATGATATACAATTTTTTATTTCATCGTTTGAAACAGGTAACGAATCTTCGTCAGGTATGGGAATTCCATCATCAATGCTTTCAATAAATTTCAGTTTCTTTTTGCTTTTGATATAATTAATAGCATTATTGACCATTATCCTTCGCATCCATCCTTCAAAAGAACCTTTAAATTCAAACTTTTTCAAATTTTTTAATATAATAATAAATCCTTCC includes:
- a CDS encoding sigma-70 family RNA polymerase sigma factor, which encodes MGDIYINIPDEELIRGCLTHNDEKYFSMIYKKYFGKMYHVCKRYAINKEEAEDLAQEGFIIILKNLKKFEFKGSFEGWMRRIMVNNAINYIKSKKKLKFIESIDDGIPIPDEDSLPVSNDEIKNCISSESLMNLISNLPPVYKMIFNMYAIDGYSHKDIADSLGIQESTSRSNLAKARIILKKSVEDILIKERASYA